In the Cryptococcus neoformans var. neoformans JEC21 chromosome 1, complete sequence genome, one interval contains:
- a CDS encoding heterotrimeric G protein alpha subunit B, putative, with the protein MGCTQSTEDAAAKARSAEIDEQLKRDRANLRNEIKMLLLGAGESGKSTVLKQMRLIYNKPYDAEERDSYREIVYSNTVQSMRVLLEGVQFMDIPIDTSNQSRWELIMAAPPQIEGDVFPPKLTDAVAGLWKDYGVQQAFFRRNELQLNDSAPYYFDAIARIAQPNYMPTDQDILRARVKTIGITETHFKIGELTYKLFDVGGQRSERRKWLNIFDSVTALVFLIAISEYDQKLYEDETVNRMQEAMTLFESVANSRWFTKTSIILFLNKIDIFREKLLVSPLSNTFPDFRGGNDYDMACSFLLEKFVGLNNNPSKSIYAHYTDATDTKALKFVISAINDVIIQVNLRDCGLL; encoded by the exons ATGGGCTGCACTCAATCTACCGAAGACGCTGCGGCCAAAGCGA GGAGTGCCGAAATCGACGAGCAGCTGAAGAGAGACCGTGCCAATTTGAGAAATGAGATCAAGATGCTTTTGCTGGGCGCGGGTGAATCAGGAAAGTCAACAGTGCTCAAGCAGATGCGTCTGATATATAACAA ACCGTATGATGCAGAAGAAAGGGACAGCTATCGTGAGATTGTCTACTCTAACACTGTCCAATCCATGCGAGTTCTTTTGGAAGGTGTGCAGTTTATGGACATCCCCATTGACACCTCAAACCAATCTCGATGGGAACTTATCATGGCTGCACCACCCCAAATAGAAGGAGATGTCTTCCCTCCCAAGTTGACGGACGCGGTAGCTGGATTATGGAAAGACTACGGCGTGCAGCAAGCGTTTTTTAGAAGGAATGAATTGCAGCTGAACGATTCTGCACCATA CTACTTTGATGCTATTGCCAGGATCGCCCAACCAAACTACATGCCTACAGATCAGGACATATTAAGAGCCAGAGTCAAGACCATCGGAATCAC CGAGACCCACTTCAAGATCGGAGAGCTAACGTATAAACTCTTCGATGTTGGTGGTCAACGGTCGGAACGACGAAAATGGCTGAATATCTTCGACTCTGTCACCGCGCTCGTTTTCTTGATCGCTATCAGCGAAT ATGATCAAAAGCTATATGAAGACGAGACTGTCAATCGTATGCAAGAAGCCATGACACTCTTTGAATCCGTCGCCAACTCTCGATGGTTCACCAAGACTTCAAttatcctcttccttaACAAGATTGACATATTTCGTGAAAAGCTGCTTGTATCACCTTTATCAAATACTTTCCCCGACTTCAGAGGAGGTAATGACTACGATATGGCTTGCTCCTTCTTGCTTGAGAAGTTTGTGGGATTGAATAATAACCCTTCAAAGAGCATCTATGCTCATTACACAGATGCCACGGATACCAAGGCTCTGAAGTTCGTCATATCTGCTATCAA CGACGTAATCATCCAGGTCAACCTTCGAGACTGTGGTCTCCTCTAA
- a CDS encoding carboxyl-terminal proteinase, putative: MSEAPSKWVPLEASPDVFNAWSEPLGLPQSLAFQDLFSLDPSFLSFIPAPHRAVLLLFPSKGKLQEERSKEDRDDGKQFKGEGIWWIKQTIPNACGSIGLLHSLLNLPERGPDALNPDSKLAQFKAESLPLTGLERAKLLDETTFFTEAHTSAASTGQSVVPTDLDVDEHFIAFVEGVDEKGEKRIVELDGGRNGPLDRGASNNFLEDVAKVVQEKYFERAEGDVNFNMIVLAGKSDD, translated from the exons ATGTCTGAAGCACCTTCCAAATGGGTCCCTCTGGAGGCTTCTCCGGAT GTCTTTAACGCC TGGTCTGAACCTCTTGGTCTTCCTCAATCCCTCGCATTCCAAGACCTATTCTCACTTGacccttcttttttgtccTTCATCCCAGCCCCTCATCGAGCGGTGttactcctcttcccttcaaAAGGAAAACtacaagaagagagaagtaAGGAAGATCGAGACGATGGCAAGCAATTTAAGGGCGAAGGAATTTGGTGGATCAAACAAACT ATTCCTAATGCCTGTGGTTCTATCGGTCTCCTTCACTCTCTACTAAACTTACCTGAGCGAGGTCCAGACGCTTTGAACCCCGACTCAAAACTTGCTCAGTTCAAGGCAGAGTCTTTGCCTTTAACAG GTCTCGAAAGGGCAAAGCTTCTGGATGAAACCACCTTTTTCACTGAGGCTCACACAAGTGCCGCTTCAACAGGGCAGTCTGTCGTTCCCACTGACCTTGATGTTGACGAGCACTTCATTGCTTTTGTTGAAGGTGTCGACGAGAAAGG GGAGAAACGTATTGTAGAACTTGATGGTGGCAGAAATGGGCCGCTTGACAGGGGAGCATCTAACAACTTTCTCGAG GACGTCGCCAAGGTAGTTCAAGAGAAGTATTTCGAGAGAGCAGAGGGAGATGTCAACTTCAACATGATTGTACTGGCGGGTAAATCTGATGACTGA
- a CDS encoding negative regulation of gluconeogenesis-related protein, putative — MAPAYPANPLLLEEPLIRTSYELLRRSHRSAQRQVEKDFNAINSGLQAILKSMEKGSITDEGRMEIVKKVDQVTERANGLKRKLDDLQPSASRPNTLRARLDYLEQNFPGSTTPSKKTKPKGESNRAAASKADKADAASNDMQIDEEDATPLPSNEADKSEPTPDSSTLDRYIVDYLIRKGRLNSATALATSQGIEELVDIKLFAELAKIENALVEKHSCTEGLAWCGENRGTLKKTKNNLEFTLRLQEFIELCRKRDITTAIAYARKYLSGWASAHMSEFQKGMSLLAFGEKTGVAPYRKLYDQSRWEAVRDQFRETFLDLYAQPSQSLLALALSAGLASLRLPSCVQNVRPNKSTGGDNTSVNPVVPLLPAVPPLHNLETTLFSPASSTHLTAPLGGIPSSPTTDLHAHPEAVTGNIDCPTCDENMRVLASEVPMSHHVNSTIVCRISGQVMDSENEPLAFPNGYVYSSKALAEMAKNNFDVVTCPRTRESCAFGRLRKVYIS, encoded by the exons ATGGCCCCAGCATACCCTGCTaatccacttcttcttgagGAACCTCTAATACGG ACATCGTATGAGCTCCTCAGGCGAAGCCATAGATCTGCCCAAAGGCAAGTAGAGAAGGATTTTAATGCCATCAAT AGCGGTCTTCAAGCGATCCTCAAATCTATGGAAAAAGGATCCATCACCGAtgagggaagaatggagatTGTGAAGAAAGTTGATCAGGTAACAGAGAGAGCGAATGGACTGAAACGAAAG CTAGACGACCTACAGCCATCAGCTTCTCGTCCCAATACCCTTAGGGCAAGACTGGACTATCTGGAACAGAATTTTCCAGGATCTACAACCCCTTCCAAAAAGACAAAGCCCAAAGGAGAAAGTAACAGGGCTGCAGCTTCCAAAGCTGATAAAGCAGATGCGGCCAGTAATGACATGCAAatcgatgaggaagatgctaCTCCACTGCCCTCTAACGA AGCGGACAAGTCTGAACCCACGCCTGATTCGAGTACTCTGGACAGGTACATTGTTGATTATTTGATTAGAAAAGGACGATTGAATAGCGCAACCGCTTTAGCCACCAGTCAAGGTATCGAG GAGCTGGTGGACATCAAACTTTTTGCAGAACTAGCCAAGATCGAGAACGCCCTTGTTGAAAAACACTCATGTACCGAAGGTTTGGCATGGTGTGGTGAGAATCGAGGCACTCTAAAAAAGACGAAG AACAATCTCGAGTTCACGCTCCGTCTTCAAGAGTTTATAGAGCTTTGTAGAAAGCGTGATATCACTACAGCTATCGCATATGCTCGGAAGTACTTGTCGGGATGGGCATCCGCTCACATGTCGGAGTTCCAAAAAGGAATGAGTCTGCTGGCTTTTGGTGAAAAAACTGGAGTGGCTCCTTATCGG AAATTATACGACCAATCTCGCTGGGAAGCTGTGCGGGATCAATTCCGGGAGACATTTCTCGACTTATATGCGCaaccttctcaatctcttttAGCTCTTGCGTTATCCGCAGGGCTTGCTTCTCTTCGTCTACCGTCATGCGTACAAAACGTCCGCCCCAATAAGAGTACAGGTGGCGACAACACGTCGGTAAATCCAGttgtccctcttcttcctgctgTCCCACCGTTGCACAATCTTGAAACCACTCTTTTTTCGCCGGCTTCGTCCACTCACCTGACAGCACCTCTTGGCGGGATTCCTTCATCGCCAACAACGGACTTACATGCTCATCCTGAAGCCGTTACTGGAAATATTGACTGTCCTACATGCGATGAGAACATGAGGGTTCTGGCATCTGAGGTTCCAATGAGCCATCATGTGAATTCCACGATCGTCTGTAGAATCAGTGGCCAAGTCATGGACAGCGAGAACGAGCCTTTGGCTTTCCCCAATGGCTACGTGTATTCTTCAAAG GCACTAGCCGAAATGGCCAAGAACAATTTTGATGTCGTTACATGCCCTAGAACAAGGGAGAGTTGCGCTTTTGGAAGGCTCAGGAAGGTTTATATCTCGTAA
- a CDS encoding retrograde transport, endosome to Golgi-related protein, putative, which translates to MVLVLVIGDLHIPNLVHDLPAKFKKLLVPGKIGQIICTGNVCDKETYDYLRTTAPEVHVVRGEFDENPHFPLSLIIQHQSLRIGVVHGQQVVPAGDPDMLAALARQMDVDVLISGGTHRFESFEFEGRFFVNPGSATGAWSSLWNGEVTPSFALMDIQGPVIVTYVYQLVDGEVKVDKVEYRKPDPTSEIQSQSTRSEVAARW; encoded by the exons ATGGTCCTGGTTCTCGTCATTGGAGATCTTCATATTCCCAACCTCGTCCACGATCTTCCTGCAAAGTTTAAGAAGTTACTG GTACCTGGAAAGATCGGTCAAATCATATGTACAGGAAATGTCTGCGATAAGGAGACCTATGACTATTTACGGACGACCGCCCCTGAAGTACACGTAGTGCGAGGAGAATTCGACGAG AACCCTCATTTCCCCCTATCTCTTATAATTCAGCATCAATCACTTCGCATAGGCGTAGTGCATGGACAACAGGTTGTGCCTGCTGGAGATCCCGATATGCTTGCTGCTTTGGCAAGGCAGATGGATGTTGACGTTTTGATCAGCGGAGGGACACACCG GTTTGAGTCATTCGAATTCGAAGGTCGTTTCTTCGTTAACCCTGGGTCGGCAACTGGGGCCTGGAGTAGTCTCTGGAATGG CGAGGTTACACCATCATTCGCCTTGATGGACATTCAAGGGCCCGTCATCGTCACTTATGTATATCAACTTGTAGACGGAGAG GTCAAGGTTGACAAAGTCGAATATCGAAAACCTGACCCTACATCAGAGATTCAATCTCAATCAACGCGATCAGAGGTTGCTGCAAGGTGGTAG
- a CDS encoding expressed protein — protein sequence MSASAIPAYRHNSASPVSSRKAVKASASASASSSRPPTRSSQDPYYGHEETAVLAARFITHLFQCPNIPAPSTPGAPTPTLAHFVAYALHRTRLPSVVTFAALLLLQRLKRRYPAARGSSGHRLFISAFMIASKVICDDTYSNQSWGIVAQKMFALKEINQMEREMCGYLEWNLNFGEREMLEFEMDLRALHGPRAVARASSSSSSRSDIVLTDSPCNSYPTPETTPDPQVSSRPIRPVPSPYKTRCYSHVPPMAPAFLSPPLSPHHAHLSPQPPRLSSANSSLQSSPASDDCKTPSPITVMATTRPISSTKSFDMTKAFEATARTRGVSVVRRGDDSVAVW from the exons ATGTCCGCTTCTGCCATTCCAGCGTACCGCCACAACTCAGCGTCTCCTGTCTCCTCTCGCAAAGCTGTCAAAGCTTCTGCCAGTGCTTCAGCATCTTCGTCAAGACCACCTACTCGTTCATCACAAGATCCTTATTATGGTCATGAGGAAACTGCCGTTCTGGCCGCTCGATTC ATCACCCATCTTTTTCAATGTCCCAATATTCCTGCGCCATCTACCCCCGGTGCTCCCACACCCACCCTGGCTCACTTCGTAGCATATGCCTTACATCGAACCCGTCTCCCATCGGTTGTCACATTTGcggctcttcttctgcttcagCGCCTAAAGAGGCGATATCCTGCCGCTCGTGGATCATCAGGACACCGACTTTTCATCTCTGCTTTCATGATCGCCTCTAAAGTCATCTGTGATGATACCTATTCCAACCAGTCATGGGGCATCGTTGCTCAGAAGATGTTTGCCCTAAAGGAAATAAAccagatggagagagaaatGTGCGGGTATCTGGAATGGAATCTCAACtttggagagagggagatgcTCGAGTTTGAGATGGATCTGAGGGCGCTGCACGGGCCTAGGGCGGTGGCAAGGGCTagctcaagctcttcaagCAGGTCAGACATCGTCTTGACAGACAGCCCTTGCAATTCATATCCTACTCCCGAGACCACCCCTGATCCGCAAGTGTCTTCAAGACCAATTCGACCAGTCCCGTCACCGTACAAAACGCGCTGCTATTCGCATGTTCCACCGATGGCCCCCGCATTTCTATCACCTCCGCTTTCTCCCCACCATGCCCATCTCTCACCTCAACCACCCCGTTTAAGTTCAGCCAATTCATCTCTACAATCGTCACCAGCATCTGATGATTGCAAGACCCCCTCTCCCATCACAGTGATGGCCACTACACGGCCTATCTCTTCTACCAAATCATTTGACATGACCAAAGCTTTTGAGGCGACTGCTCGCACACGAGGCGTCAGTGTTGTGAGGCGCGGTGATGACAGTGTGGCTGTTTGGTAA
- a CDS encoding cleavage/polyadenylation specificity factor, putative produces the protein MAYQAHQAYQQAPYYPPPPVQPTTDVFRRQYADRLRALTFNSRPIIQDLSMLAMAARDRNDWNGMQAVVEEIELAVLRALPQQKLPLLYLLDSISKNVGPPYTTRLLQAIVPRLYIKTYREVDGVTKTKMEEMIGLWRTGGPGGSELYGSHVREQVERELFGSAGIQNFKVPNRQQVQVLLNAALDNKRREVAMRPGDVVLGRQMNALLGIGELLSTTNVQPQELSMIVEQLKSMAPPSVAPTPTQVSVTPSWGPSPSVNDLAPSNLPPFPPKLPAVNGNGYTNVALPPFPSNIPTPLGTISTPPVTSSQTPIPGNQRSLTPVMAPASLAPVSSIVPSVPSIPVDVARILQTLNKSGIGSQPQTPDVDRGTPGPNMVPAIEAYEDMILRLDIKLKSIDLNAPHKLSFAHLSHRCQQCGMRFPSANAAFDAHMDWHFRRNKKERESGGRGAHRRWLPRVEQWINDATTLPSTAASSSQTEKATVSAERLAQLRQKWVKVPQDSKKAASVCPVCKEAFRAEWSDSEEEWIWKNALAINGIFYHATCRAEQTSALKRLKAADPNRRTSSSASPRTTPSNEGLKPEAQKRKVEGMDIEHEEGSKRVKVEEIVGDI, from the exons ATGGCCTATCAAGCCCATCAAGCCTATCAACAGGCCCCATATTACCCTCCGCCTCCTGTCCAGCCTACAACTGATGTATTTCGGAGGCAGTATGCAGATAGATTGAGGGCCCTCACATTCAACTCGAGGCCTATTATTCAAGATCTGTCGATGTTAGCGATGGCGGCACGAGATCGCAATGATTGGAACGGAATGCAGGCTGTTGTGGAGGAAATAGAGTTGGCTGTCTTGAGA GCTCTTCCCCAACAGAAGCTTCCTTTGCTTTATCTGCTTGATTCCATCTCCAAGAATGTTGGACCCCCTTATACAACCCGTCTGCTTCAGGCAATCGTACCTCGGCTATATATAAAGACGTATCGTGAGGTCGATGGCGTGACGAAGACAAAAATGGAAGAAATGATCGGTCTCTGGCGCACTGGAGGGCCTGGTGGTTCCGAGTTGTACGGTTCTCATGTCAGAGAACAGGTGGAAAGGGAATTATTTGGGTCAGCAGGCATTCAAAACTTCAAAGTTCCCAATCGACAGCAAGTCCAAGTGCTTCTTAATGCAGCTTTGGACAATAAACGACGTGAGGTGGCGATGAGACCTGGTGATGTGGTTCTTGGTCGGCAGATGAATGCATTGTTGGGTATCGGGGAGCTGCTTAGCACGACGAACGTACAACCTCAGGAGCTGAGTATGATAGTAGAGCAGCTGAAGTCGATGGCGCCTCCATCGGTGGCTCCTACTCCGACTCAAGTATCTGTCACACCTTCTTGGGGACCCTCCCCCTCCGTGAATGACTTGGCCCCCTCAAATCTCCcgccctttcctccaaaaCTTCCTGCTGTTAATGGCAATGGATACACTAACGTTGCCTTACCACCGTTCCCCTCAAATATACCAACACCACTCGGAACTATTTCCACACCCCCAGTGACAAGTTCCCAAACTCCTATTCCTGGCAACCAACGCTCGTTAACTCCCGTCATGGCACCTGCGTCCCTTGCTCCTGTGTCCTCTATTGTACCATCTGTACCAAGTATTCCTGTTGATGTCGCTAGAATTCTTCAGACTTTAAACAAATCAGGAATCGGTAGCCAACCGCAGACCCCCGATGTTGACAGAGGGACGCCAGGACCAAATATGGTTCCAGCAATCGAGGCTTATGAGGATATGATTTTACGATTGGATATAAAACTAAAATCAATTGATCTCAATGC CCCCCATAAATTGTCTTTCGCTCATCTTTCTCACCGTTGTCAGCAATGTGGTATGAGATTTCCTTCAGCCAATGCCGCATTTGATGCCCACATGGATTGGCATTTCAGAAGAAATAAGAAAGAGCGCGAGTCggggggaagaggtgcCCATCGAAGGTGGCTTCCGCGGGTTGAG CAATGGATCAATGATGCTACCACTCTTCCATCTACCGCGGCGTCATCCAGTCAGACTGAAAAGGCTACTGTCTCAGCAGAGCGGTTAGCGCAACTGCGACAAAAATGGGTGAAGGTGCCTCAAGATTCTAAAAAGGCTGCGTCGGTGTGCCCAGTGTGCAAAGAAGCTTTTAGAGCAGAATGGTCTGatagtgaagaagaatggataTGGAAAAACGCATTAGCCATCAATGGCATC TTTTATCACGCAACTTGTCGAGCGGAGCAAACATCTGCTTTAAAACGCCTCAAAGCTGCTGATCCCAATAGACGCACATCTTCCAGTGCTAGTCCTAGGACAACACCGTCCAATGAAGGCCTGAAGCCAGAAGcgcaaaagagaaaggttGAAGGGATGGATATAGAACATGAAGAGGGCTCCAAAAGAGTTAAAGTGGAGGAAATTGTGGGTGACATATAA
- a CDS encoding expressed protein, with product MRIPFLAASFPFVLLPFATARSSQQPLQVYLYPSPQSSTNQQLTPPTLSYTQAKAVLDHHLRQDSSVFDEIPEDESMWVHLLGLWDSRETGKARVVVVDGGVEAQDVLPPSLPSEPSFYLDDNVRSHYLLKPYVHSARKTFESIGDALPAFSKSIKDMFDLAGTKAAEILFQELSCLSALADSLPWIDRAGEHPWNAVTITGLKDAQKGSELWETGRKTVQAGLESMTGFDSPPLLLIIRPSSSKVLLPRSAMTNSLQGRSLSSQTCYSSNEACTEATNCNDRGRCAIKSAENDLECWACKCKNGYTGEECQKEDYSTSFIILIFSTVLLLALAGGSIALLSTIGETKLPSTLNLAVSGGVKHN from the exons ATGCGGATCCCATTCCTGGccgcttccttcccctttgttcttcttcccttcgcCACCGCTCGTTCATCCCAACAGCCTCTTCAAGTTTATCTCTACCCGTCGCCCCAGTCCTCAACAAATCAGCAGTTGACACCCCCAACATTATCCTATACACAAGCAAAGGCTGTTCttgatcatcatctcagGCAGGATTCTTCTGTCTTCGATGAGATTCCCGAAGATGAGAGCATGTGGGTGCATCTGTTGGGATTGTGGGATTCAAGAGAGACTGGGAAGGCTAGAGTCGTTGTCGTGGATGGTGGTGTAGAAGCTCAAG ATGTCTTGCCCCCGTCTTTACCTTCAGAGCCTTCATTCTACCTCGACGACAATGTTCGCTCTCATTATCTCCTTAAACCTTACGTCCATAGTGCCAGGAAGACTTTCGAATCCATCGGTGATGCTCTTCCTGCTTTTTCTAAGTCGATTAAGGATATGTTTGACCTCGCTGGTACGA AGGCTGCGGAAATCCTCTTTCAAGAGCTTTCTTGTCTTAGCGCCCTGGCAGACTCCCTTCCATGGATTGACCGTGCAGGCGAGCACCCTTGGAATGCCGTCACCATCACGGGCCTCAAAGATGCGCAGAAAGGCTCTGAGCTATGGGAGactggaaggaagacggtGCAGGCTGGACTTGAGTCC ATGACAGGCTTTGActctcctccactcctGCTTATTATTCGGCCCTCGTCATCGAAAGTTTTATTGCCTCGATCCGCTATGACTAACTCTTTGCAAGGACGGTCGTTATCATCACAGACTTGCTACTCGTCCAATGAGGCTTGCACCGAAGCTACCAACTGCAACGACAGGGGAAGATGCGCTATCAAATCTGCTGAGAATGATTTGGAATGTTGGGCATGCAAGTGCAAAAACGGCTACACGGGTGAAGAATGCCAGAAAGAGGACTATTCCAC ctctttcatcatcttgatTTTCTCCACCGTTCTTTTGCTCGCTCTGGCAGGAGGCAGTAttgctcttctctccactATTGGGGAGACAAAACTTCCATCAACTCTCAATCTTGCTGTCAGCGGCGGTGTAAAGCATAATTAG
- a CDS encoding endoplasmic reticulum protein, putative: MAFIKLDYTVSQSKPSSVPNPPGYLAPFTAKQSASASSKHFQANEEALAKQARKSTELKMKRAWDLALSPAKSLPMQAIMLYFSGSGIQIFSLGMIFMLLTQPISAVLNIFQAFEPFRPTPSSTSRKGIKAAAEESTYAPLIGPMVLYVACQGLILALGLYKCSSMGILPTGSGDWLHFETRSDPPEWSAVRSQLLG, translated from the exons ATGGCCTTTATCAAGCTAGACTATACCGTCTCCCAATCCAA GCCCTCTTCCGTGCCCAACCCGCCAGGTTATTTGGCCCCTTTCACAGCCAAACAATCAGCctccgcttcttccaag CATTTCCAAGCAAATGAGGAGGCGCTCGCAAAGCAAGCTCGAAAATCCACAGAATTAAAAATGAAGAGGGCATGGGACCTGGCCTTATC GCCTGCTAAATCTCTCCCAATGCAGGCCATAATGCTTTACTTTTCAGGCTCGGGAATTCAGATATTCTCTCTCGGGATGATTTTCATGCTCTTAACCCAACCTATTTCCGCCGTATTGAATATCTTCCAAG CATTTGAACCTTTCAGACCGACACCTTCGTCTACGTCTCGAAAGGGGATCAAGGCCGCTGCGGAAGAATCAACATACGCACCCTTAATAGGACCTATGGTATTATATGTGGCTTGTCAAGGGCTAAT CCTGGCGCTAGGACTATACAAGTGCTCGTCCATGGGCATCCTGCCGACGGGCTCAGGCGATTGGCTGCATTTTGAAACACGATCAGAT CCTCCCGAATGGTCTGCTGTCAGGTCGCAATTGCTTGGCTGA